In Elusimicrobiota bacterium, the following are encoded in one genomic region:
- a CDS encoding response regulator, which yields MAEDDEDDYFLVASAFREAGLDNPLHRAEDGEALMDFLLRRGRHAGAPRLPPILLLLDLRMPKKSGWEALREIKSDARLRRIPVAVLTSSNAEEDVARAYDLGCNTFIKKPSGLEGYAALAQAVKTYWLKVAEIPNMEPLPAPGGDSGPPGGR from the coding sequence CTGGCCGAGGACGACGAGGACGATTATTTCCTCGTCGCCAGCGCGTTCCGCGAGGCCGGTCTCGACAACCCTCTCCACCGCGCCGAGGACGGCGAGGCGCTCATGGATTTCCTGCTGCGGCGGGGCCGCCACGCGGGCGCTCCGCGGCTGCCGCCCATCCTGCTCTTGCTCGACCTGCGGATGCCGAAGAAAAGCGGCTGGGAGGCGCTGCGCGAGATCAAGTCGGACGCGCGCCTTCGGCGCATCCCGGTCGCCGTGCTGACGTCCTCCAACGCCGAGGAGGACGTCGCGCGCGCCTACGACCTCGGATGCAACACGTTCATCAAGAAACCCTCGGGCCTCGAAGGCTATGCGGCGCTCGCGCAGGCGGTCAAGACCTACTGGCTGAAGGTCGCCGAGATCCCGAACATGGAGCCGCTCCCGGCCCCGGGCGGCGACTCCGGCCCGCCGGGCGGGCGTTGA
- a CDS encoding response regulator yields the protein MENPVPSGDSGLLQCLVDAVADPIFVKDRDHRWVLFNEAFVVLLGRPREQLIGRSDYEFFPKAQADVFRRQDELVFETGRENSNEEMLTDAKGQTHVLVTRKTLWTSPSGKMYLIGVIRDITNLVDAAEDIKRSKERLERAQKLETMGYVAGGVAHDFNNLLAAIRGCADLLLENLPKGHPSRVDAEEIRRAGERAAALTRQLLSFGRRPGGMARPVDLLATVTGMRGILARLLPPRVRLELDLPKSLGPILADPGLVEQVLLNLVVNAGEAMPDGGQVTVEIAPAPKGGAGVRAPCARLTVRDRGVGMTEDVRGRIFEPFFTTKESGSGLGLPTVAETVRRCDGGIEVESAPGKGAAFHVYWPLAAVKAPGRTPPADKKRGRVLVVDDDEAIRRFSVRCLEREGYEVLSASDPAEALRIDGANEGLFDLLLIDVAMPRMRGPELAERLRRRQPGARVLFTSGRRREDCGIAAGGDSYFLPKPFTAQDLTESVSAARRAGGGPSRRVRRRGPAPSRRKRS from the coding sequence ATGGAGAATCCCGTGCCGAGCGGCGATTCCGGCCTGCTGCAGTGCCTCGTCGACGCGGTGGCCGACCCCATCTTCGTCAAGGATCGCGACCACCGCTGGGTCCTTTTCAACGAGGCCTTCGTCGTCCTTCTCGGGCGCCCGCGCGAGCAGCTGATCGGACGGTCGGACTACGAATTCTTCCCGAAGGCGCAGGCCGACGTGTTCCGCCGCCAGGACGAGCTCGTCTTCGAGACCGGGCGGGAGAACTCCAACGAGGAGATGCTGACGGACGCGAAGGGCCAGACCCACGTGCTGGTCACGCGCAAGACCCTCTGGACCTCGCCCTCGGGCAAGATGTACCTCATCGGCGTGATCCGGGACATCACGAACCTCGTCGACGCCGCCGAGGACATCAAGCGGAGCAAGGAGCGCCTGGAGCGGGCCCAGAAGCTCGAGACGATGGGTTATGTGGCCGGCGGCGTGGCGCACGATTTCAACAACCTCCTCGCCGCGATCCGCGGCTGCGCGGATCTTCTGCTCGAGAATCTGCCGAAAGGCCATCCGTCGCGCGTCGACGCCGAGGAGATCCGCCGCGCGGGGGAGCGGGCCGCGGCTCTGACCCGGCAGCTGCTGTCGTTCGGCCGGCGTCCGGGCGGGATGGCCCGGCCCGTGGATCTCCTCGCCACCGTGACGGGGATGCGCGGCATACTCGCCCGGCTCCTGCCTCCCCGCGTGCGGCTGGAGCTGGACTTGCCGAAGTCGCTCGGCCCGATACTCGCCGACCCGGGCCTCGTCGAGCAGGTGCTGCTCAACCTCGTCGTCAACGCGGGCGAGGCGATGCCGGACGGCGGGCAGGTGACGGTCGAGATCGCTCCCGCGCCGAAGGGCGGCGCCGGGGTCCGCGCGCCGTGCGCGCGCCTGACGGTCCGCGACCGCGGCGTCGGGATGACCGAGGACGTCCGGGGCAGGATCTTCGAGCCGTTCTTCACGACGAAGGAGAGCGGCAGCGGCCTGGGACTGCCGACGGTCGCAGAGACCGTGCGGCGCTGCGACGGCGGCATCGAGGTCGAGAGCGCTCCCGGGAAAGGCGCGGCGTTCCACGTCTACTGGCCGCTGGCGGCCGTCAAGGCCCCGGGAAGGACCCCTCCCGCGGACAAGAAGCGCGGCCGGGTCCTGGTCGTGGACGACGACGAGGCCATACGCCGCTTCTCGGTGCGCTGCCTCGAGCGCGAGGGCTACGAGGTCCTGTCCGCCAGCGACCCCGCGGAGGCCCTGCGCATCGACGGCGCCAACGAGGGGCTCTTCGACCTGCTCCTGATCGACGTCGCGATGCCGCGGATGCGCGGACCGGAGCTGGCCGAGCGCCTGCGCCGGCGTCAGCCCGGCGCGCGGGTGCTTTTCACCTCGGGCCGGCGCCGCGAGGATTGCGGGATCGCCGCGGGCGGGGACTCCTACTTTCTCCCGAAGCCTTTCACCGCCCAGGATCTGACCGAGAGCGTCAGCGCCGCGCGGCGCGCCGGAGGCGGTCCATCACGGCGCGTCCGACGCCGCGGTCCGGCACCGTCTCGACGTAAACGGTCCTGA
- a CDS encoding chemotaxis protein CheC, with protein MKLERFLAINAPAAGAASRALAKLTRRPVVVKMLNARVVRLPQDRPKLDREELAVGIYMSIIGGIQGAALLCFTEPRARAVAAMLVGRPPGGSLQMTELEESALKELANIICGNYVTALSNQLGAKILPGLPNITRGLCGSMLEQVILRGALDSREALLIDVELDLPEFVTMGFLLVCLKVEHLIEVR; from the coding sequence ATGAAGCTCGAGAGATTCCTCGCGATCAACGCCCCGGCCGCCGGAGCCGCCTCGCGCGCGCTGGCCAAGCTGACGCGCCGGCCGGTGGTCGTGAAGATGCTGAACGCGAGGGTGGTCCGGCTGCCCCAGGACCGTCCCAAGCTCGACCGCGAGGAGCTCGCGGTGGGGATCTACATGTCGATCATCGGCGGCATCCAGGGCGCGGCGCTGCTGTGCTTCACCGAGCCGAGGGCCCGCGCCGTCGCGGCGATGCTCGTGGGCCGGCCTCCCGGCGGCTCCCTTCAAATGACGGAGCTGGAGGAATCCGCGCTCAAGGAGCTGGCGAACATCATCTGCGGCAACTACGTCACCGCGCTCTCGAACCAGCTCGGGGCCAAGATCCTTCCCGGGCTTCCGAACATCACGCGGGGCCTGTGCGGGTCGATGCTCGAGCAGGTCATCCTGCGGGGAGCTCTCGATTCGCGCGAGGCGCTGCTCATCGACGTCGAGCTGGACCTCCCCGAGTTCGTCACGATGGGCTTCCTCCTGGTGTGCCTTAAAGTGGAGCATCTGATCGAGGTCAGATGA
- a CDS encoding HAMP domain-containing protein: MRNRIATARGHGLQRKHGAAALPGDPGSAAVPRPPQAAADTERQLGQFLEALDAVRNGNLTIRLKSRREDIFGDLADSYNDMVEHLNRFGSEVTRVAREVGTEGRLGGQAVVPGVGGTWREITDNVNAMANNITVQMRSISSVTTAVANGDLAQEITVSAQGEVLELKNTINKMVDNLNTFAAEVTRVAKEVGTEGKLGGQAQVPKVAGVWKGLTDTVNMMAGNMSSQLRNISQVATAVANGDLSQKITVDVKGEVLELKNTINKMVDNLNTFAAEVTRVAKGPGRSAPRASSAARRRCPGSAASGRG, encoded by the coding sequence ATGAGAAATCGAATCGCGACCGCGCGCGGACACGGCCTTCAGAGAAAGCACGGGGCGGCGGCCCTGCCGGGCGATCCCGGATCGGCCGCCGTGCCGCGCCCGCCGCAAGCCGCCGCGGATACCGAGCGCCAGCTCGGGCAGTTCCTGGAGGCCTTGGACGCGGTCCGCAACGGCAATCTCACGATACGCCTGAAGAGCCGGCGCGAGGACATCTTCGGGGACCTCGCCGACTCCTACAACGACATGGTCGAGCACCTGAACCGCTTCGGCAGCGAGGTGACGCGCGTCGCGCGCGAGGTCGGCACGGAGGGCCGGCTGGGAGGGCAGGCCGTGGTGCCCGGGGTCGGCGGCACGTGGCGGGAGATCACCGACAACGTCAACGCGATGGCCAACAACATCACCGTCCAGATGCGCAGCATCTCCTCGGTGACGACGGCGGTCGCCAACGGCGACTTGGCGCAGGAGATCACGGTGAGCGCCCAGGGCGAGGTGCTCGAGCTCAAGAACACCATCAACAAGATGGTCGACAACCTCAACACCTTCGCGGCCGAGGTCACGCGCGTGGCCAAGGAGGTCGGCACCGAGGGCAAGCTCGGCGGCCAGGCGCAGGTGCCGAAGGTGGCCGGCGTCTGGAAGGGCCTGACCGACACCGTCAACATGATGGCCGGGAACATGTCGTCTCAGCTGCGCAACATCTCCCAGGTGGCCACCGCGGTGGCCAACGGGGACCTCTCGCAGAAGATCACGGTCGACGTCAAGGGCGAGGTCCTCGAGCTCAAGAACACGATCAACAAGATGGTCGACAACCTCAACACCTTCGCGGCCGAGGTCACGCGCGTGGCCAAGGGGCCAGGGAGGTCGGCACCGAGGGCAAGCTCGGCGGCCAGGCGCAGGTGCCCGGGGTCGGCGGCGTCTGGAAGGGGCTGA
- a CDS encoding HAMP domain-containing protein, translating to MPGVGGVWKGLTDSVNAMANNLTSQVRSIAQVTTAVANGDLAQKITVDVKGEVLQLKDTINKMVDNLNTFAAEVTRVAKEVGTEGRLGGQAQVPGVAGAWKGLTDSVNAMANNLTTQVRNIAQVTTAVANGDLAQKITVDVKGEVLELKNTINKMVDNLNTFAAEVTRVAKVGTEGQLGGQAQVPGVAGVWKGLTDSVNALANNLTTQVRNIAQVTTAVANGDLAQKITVDVKGEVLQLKDTINKMVANLNTFAAEVTRVAKEVGTEGKLGGQAQVPGVAGTWKELTDNVNAMANNLTTQVRSIATVTTAVAKGDLTQKITMDVKGEVLELKNTINKMVDDLNRLASEVSRVAQVAGTEGKLTERAKVEGVAGSWKGIVDTLNALIDSIATPVQEVRRLAVALSKGDLSQRVSIETRGDFRTLSDALNKSFDDLGALIRLARDSSNKVASGSSQLAQSSQQVNTALSQAAKTTQQIAIGAKDQSKKLEYSTRNLAGLSKSIQQGAGNARSAAEVTSEAGKLAQRGSESGKQAATRLKTIDEIVKGNTETVRGLDKRAKDIAVIVGTTKDIADQTNLLALNAAIEAARAGEAGRGFAVVADEIRKLAEGTKRAATEIEAMVGVIVESTAGVVSGMTTGTQQVTGSIEIINQALGTLDLIGTGAQEITSKAQEISAATADQAAAAQQVSKTTEEIAGTSEQAAVGAEEMSTSIQLQTAAMQQMSVSAQNLSTLATDLRTALRRFKVGGGEPLLEAAEEA from the coding sequence GTGCCCGGGGTCGGCGGCGTCTGGAAGGGGCTGACCGACAGCGTGAACGCGATGGCCAACAACCTCACGAGCCAGGTTCGCAGCATCGCTCAAGTAACGACCGCCGTTGCCAACGGCGACCTGGCGCAGAAGATCACGGTCGACGTCAAGGGCGAGGTGCTCCAGCTCAAGGACACGATCAACAAGATGGTCGACAACCTCAACACCTTCGCGGCCGAGGTCACGCGCGTGGCCAAGGAGGTCGGCACCGAGGGCCGGCTCGGCGGCCAGGCGCAGGTCCCCGGCGTGGCCGGCGCCTGGAAGGGCCTGACCGACAGCGTCAACGCCATGGCCAACAACCTCACCACCCAGGTGCGCAACATCGCCCAGGTCACGACGGCGGTCGCCAACGGCGACCTGGCCCAGAAGATCACGGTCGACGTGAAGGGCGAGGTGCTCGAGCTCAAGAACACGATCAACAAGATGGTCGACAACCTCAACACCTTCGCGGCCGAGGTCACGCGCGTGGCCAAGGTCGGCACCGAGGGCCAACTCGGAGGCCAGGCGCAGGTGCCCGGGGTCGCCGGGGTCTGGAAGGGCCTCACCGACAGCGTGAACGCGCTCGCCAACAACCTCACCACCCAGGTGCGCAACATCGCCCAGGTCACCACCGCGGTGGCCAACGGGGACCTGGCCCAGAAGATCACGGTCGACGTCAAGGGCGAGGTCCTCCAGCTCAAGGACACGATCAACAAGATGGTCGCCAACCTCAACACCTTCGCGGCCGAGGTCACGCGCGTGGCCAAGGAGGTCGGCACCGAGGGGAAGCTCGGCGGCCAGGCGCAGGTCCCCGGCGTGGCCGGGACCTGGAAGGAGCTGACCGACAACGTCAACGCGATGGCCAACAACCTAACCACCCAGGTCCGCAGCATCGCCACGGTGACGACGGCGGTCGCCAAGGGCGACTTGACGCAGAAGATCACCATGGATGTGAAGGGCGAGGTGCTCGAGCTCAAGAACACGATCAACAAGATGGTCGACGACCTCAATCGACTGGCGAGCGAGGTCTCGCGCGTGGCGCAGGTCGCGGGGACCGAAGGCAAGCTCACCGAGCGCGCCAAGGTCGAGGGCGTGGCCGGCAGCTGGAAGGGCATCGTCGACACGCTCAACGCGCTGATCGACTCGATCGCCACGCCCGTGCAGGAGGTGCGCCGCCTGGCGGTGGCCTTGTCCAAGGGCGACCTGTCGCAGCGAGTCTCGATCGAGACGCGCGGAGACTTCCGCACCTTGTCCGACGCGCTGAACAAGTCCTTCGACGACCTCGGCGCCCTGATCCGCCTGGCGCGCGACAGCTCCAACAAGGTCGCCAGCGGCTCGAGCCAGCTCGCGCAGTCGTCGCAGCAGGTCAACACAGCCCTGTCGCAGGCCGCCAAGACGACCCAGCAGATCGCGATCGGCGCCAAGGACCAGTCGAAGAAGCTCGAGTACAGCACCCGCAACCTGGCCGGCCTCTCGAAGTCGATCCAGCAGGGAGCGGGCAACGCGCGCTCGGCCGCGGAGGTGACGAGCGAGGCCGGCAAGCTCGCCCAGCGGGGCAGCGAGTCGGGCAAGCAGGCGGCCACCCGCCTCAAGACCATCGACGAGATCGTCAAGGGCAATACGGAAACGGTCCGCGGCCTCGACAAGCGCGCCAAGGACATCGCCGTCATCGTCGGCACGACCAAGGACATCGCCGATCAAACGAATCTGCTCGCGCTCAACGCCGCCATCGAGGCCGCGCGCGCCGGCGAGGCCGGCCGCGGGTTCGCCGTCGTCGCCGACGAGATCCGCAAGCTCGCCGAGGGCACGAAGCGGGCGGCGACCGAGATCGAGGCGATGGTCGGCGTCATCGTCGAGTCGACCGCCGGCGTCGTCAGCGGGATGACGACCGGCACCCAGCAGGTCACCGGGTCGATCGAGATCATCAACCAGGCGCTCGGCACGCTCGACCTCATCGGCACCGGCGCGCAGGAGATCACCTCGAAGGCGCAGGAGATCTCCGCCGCGACGGCCGACCAGGCGGCGGCCGCCCAGCAGGTGTCGAAGACGACCGAGGAGATCGCCGGGACGTCGGAGCAGGCCGCGGTCGGCGCCGAGGAGATGTCGACCTCCATCCAGCTGCAGACCGCCGCGATGCAGCAGATGTCGGTCTCGGCGCAGAACCTCTCGACCTTGGCCACCGACCTACGGACGGCGCTGCGGCGCTTCAAGGTCGGCGGCGGCGAGCCGCTCTTGGAAGCGGCCGAGGAGGCGTGA
- a CDS encoding chemotaxis protein CheW — translation MSEPSGYKESFLSEARSNLAGMNAALLEAERSPQRRGLVDEIFRSAHNIKSMAAMMEREQTAALCHALEDALDAVRKGGLPLERSADALFRCFDALDSAIATVARGAPEPDLASAIAELRRLASGGAAAPESAGPADEPEAYSPRIDVVQVRMDRLDLLMNLAEELVIAKLRFDALKSKIRAPEIVPLVDVFGRLATEIQYQVTQARLVPVRLIFDRFPRLARDIARRQGKEVELALEGGDIELDRRVAEEIGDALIHLLRNAVDHGIESPERRKASAKPPRGVVRVAAARTRDSAVIVVEDDGAGLDFEAIAGAAAARGLLPASASREELLRAVAGGLSTKPRATLISGRGLGLDIVRRKVESLGGTLTVRSDAGRGAAFRLEIPLALAIVKGLFVEVGGRNYVVPLAGVEKIVPVATAQVKGMMGRETAVIDHEDIPLLRMRALFGVQPSGQARFPVVVVGSGRRRLGLAVDALVATQDIVLKPLGRALRGGSRFSGSTISGTGEAILVLDVASLIQEAFARVPA, via the coding sequence GTGAGCGAGCCGAGCGGCTACAAGGAGTCGTTCCTCAGCGAGGCCCGGAGCAACCTGGCCGGGATGAACGCCGCGCTCCTCGAGGCGGAGAGGAGCCCTCAGCGGCGCGGCCTGGTCGACGAGATCTTCCGCTCCGCCCACAACATCAAGAGCATGGCCGCGATGATGGAGCGCGAGCAGACGGCGGCCCTGTGCCACGCGCTCGAGGACGCGCTCGACGCGGTGCGCAAGGGAGGGCTCCCCCTCGAGCGGAGCGCCGACGCCCTGTTCCGCTGCTTCGACGCCCTGGATTCGGCCATCGCGACCGTCGCTCGGGGCGCTCCCGAGCCGGACCTCGCGTCCGCGATCGCGGAGCTGCGGCGGCTCGCCTCCGGCGGCGCGGCCGCGCCCGAGTCCGCGGGCCCGGCCGACGAGCCCGAGGCCTACTCGCCGCGGATCGACGTCGTCCAGGTCCGCATGGACAGGCTCGACCTGCTGATGAACCTCGCCGAGGAGCTGGTCATCGCGAAGCTGCGCTTCGACGCCTTGAAGTCGAAGATCCGCGCCCCCGAGATCGTCCCTCTCGTCGACGTGTTCGGCCGGCTCGCCACGGAGATCCAATACCAGGTGACGCAGGCGCGCCTGGTGCCGGTCCGCCTCATCTTCGACCGCTTCCCCAGGCTGGCGCGGGACATCGCCAGGCGGCAGGGAAAGGAGGTGGAGCTCGCGCTCGAGGGCGGCGACATCGAGCTCGATCGCAGGGTGGCCGAGGAGATCGGCGACGCGTTGATCCATCTTCTGCGCAACGCGGTCGACCACGGCATCGAGTCTCCCGAGCGCCGGAAGGCGTCCGCGAAGCCGCCTCGGGGCGTCGTGCGCGTCGCCGCGGCGAGGACCCGGGACTCCGCGGTGATCGTGGTGGAGGACGACGGCGCGGGGCTCGATTTCGAGGCGATCGCGGGGGCCGCGGCGGCCCGCGGCCTGCTGCCGGCGAGCGCGTCGCGGGAAGAGCTGCTGCGCGCGGTGGCCGGCGGCCTTTCGACGAAGCCGCGCGCGACGCTCATCTCGGGACGAGGCTTGGGTCTCGACATCGTCAGAAGGAAGGTCGAGTCCCTCGGCGGGACGCTCACCGTCAGGTCGGACGCCGGCAGGGGGGCCGCGTTCCGCCTGGAGATACCCCTGGCGCTCGCGATCGTCAAAGGGCTGTTCGTGGAGGTCGGCGGCAGGAATTACGTCGTGCCGCTGGCCGGGGTCGAGAAGATCGTCCCCGTCGCGACGGCCCAGGTCAAGGGCATGATGGGCCGCGAGACCGCGGTCATCGACCACGAGGACATCCCCCTGCTGCGCATGCGCGCCCTGTTCGGCGTCCAGCCGTCCGGGCAGGCGAGATTCCCGGTCGTGGTCGTCGGCAGCGGACGGCGGAGGCTCGGGCTCGCCGTCGACGCCCTGGTGGCCACGCAGGACATCGTCCTCAAGCCCCTCGGCCGCGCCCTGCGCGGCGGCAGCCGGTTCTCGGGCTCGACGATCAGCGGGACCGGCGAGGCGATCCTCGTGCTGGACGTGGCGTCGCTGATCCAAGAGGCGTTCGCGCGGGTGCCGGCATGA
- a CDS encoding response regulator: MKTELQDVFLEEGRQILGAMRRELAAGSERSLPELFRCAHILNGNVKLAGYPELEPLVGPLTECLRLAKKTGALSAEQAAAVAEAVEECSAILEGRAASCSRLLVEKLRKAAAPLAAAVVEAAAVKVLLVEDSGLQALAIRKELAECAGDAYAVELKGTLAEGLDRVVRGGVDIVLLDLSLPDSQGLETFMELSARAPAVPVVILTVAADDALATSALRAGAQDYLVKGQMDARALSRAIRYAIERKRLEESLWRARRELEFRVEERTSMLRKANSELALFASAATHELREPLRKIVGWGDLLERCCGDVLGEEGRGLLDKMRNAAGRQGELIDSLRELTRVSTQGRPVERVDLGSVVGEIAADLAPLFASAGGRLEVEPLPTIWADRLQMHQLFQNLLSNALKYRKKEEAPFASVRCRFLGATTVEIDVADKGIGFEQKYAERIFEPFQRLHGRGTYEGTGMGLAICARIVARHGGSVSARSEPGKGSAFTVTLPIGGPAK; the protein is encoded by the coding sequence ATGAAAACGGAGCTTCAAGACGTATTCCTGGAGGAAGGCCGGCAGATCCTCGGCGCCATGCGCCGCGAGCTGGCCGCCGGGAGCGAGCGGTCGCTGCCGGAGCTCTTCCGCTGCGCCCACATACTGAACGGGAACGTCAAGCTCGCGGGCTACCCCGAGCTGGAGCCCCTCGTCGGGCCGCTGACGGAATGCCTGAGGCTCGCCAAAAAAACAGGGGCGCTCTCCGCGGAGCAGGCCGCGGCGGTCGCGGAGGCGGTCGAGGAGTGCTCCGCCATCCTGGAGGGACGCGCGGCGTCGTGCTCCCGTCTCTTGGTCGAGAAGCTGCGCAAAGCCGCGGCCCCGCTCGCCGCGGCCGTCGTCGAAGCGGCGGCGGTCAAGGTGCTCCTCGTCGAGGACAGCGGCCTGCAGGCCCTGGCCATCCGGAAGGAGCTGGCCGAATGCGCGGGCGACGCCTACGCGGTGGAGCTCAAGGGGACCCTCGCGGAGGGCCTCGACCGCGTCGTCCGCGGCGGCGTCGACATCGTGCTGCTCGACTTGAGCCTGCCCGACAGCCAGGGTCTGGAGACCTTCATGGAGCTTTCCGCGCGGGCGCCCGCGGTCCCGGTCGTCATCTTGACCGTCGCCGCCGACGACGCCCTGGCGACGTCGGCTTTGCGCGCGGGAGCCCAGGACTACCTCGTCAAAGGACAGATGGACGCGCGCGCCCTGTCCCGCGCCATCCGCTACGCCATCGAGCGCAAGCGCCTCGAGGAATCCTTGTGGAGGGCGCGCCGGGAGCTCGAGTTCCGGGTCGAGGAGCGCACCTCGATGCTGCGCAAGGCCAACAGCGAGCTGGCGCTCTTCGCCTCGGCCGCCACGCACGAGCTGCGCGAGCCGCTGCGCAAGATCGTGGGTTGGGGCGATCTGCTCGAGCGCTGCTGCGGCGATGTCTTGGGCGAGGAGGGACGCGGCCTGCTCGACAAGATGCGGAACGCGGCCGGACGCCAAGGGGAGCTCATCGACAGCCTGCGGGAGCTCACGCGCGTCTCGACGCAGGGCCGTCCCGTGGAGCGCGTCGATCTCGGCTCCGTCGTCGGCGAGATCGCCGCGGACTTGGCTCCGCTCTTCGCCTCGGCCGGCGGCCGCCTCGAGGTCGAGCCTCTGCCGACGATCTGGGCCGACAGGCTCCAGATGCACCAGCTTTTCCAGAACCTGCTCTCCAACGCCCTCAAGTACCGCAAGAAGGAGGAGGCGCCGTTCGCCTCGGTCCGCTGCCGCTTCCTCGGAGCGACGACGGTCGAGATCGACGTGGCGGACAAGGGGATCGGGTTCGAGCAGAAATACGCGGAGCGGATATTCGAGCCCTTCCAGCGTCTGCACGGCCGGGGGACGTACGAGGGCACCGGGATGGGGCTGGCGATCTGCGCCCGGATCGTCGCGCGGCACGGGGGCTCCGTCTCGGCGCGCAGCGAGCCCGGGAAGGGCTCGGCGTTCACCGTGACCTTGCCGATCGGGGGGCCCGCGAAATGA
- a CDS encoding response regulator, with protein MRTILVADDSLFMRKAIKDILAGRYAVVEADSGRKCVEEFSRVRPDLVLLDVVMPEGDEEGIRVLERIMALAPSTAVVMITALAQQKAVVAECTRLGAKGFISKPFNAEQVLRVVEECVGMTPP; from the coding sequence ATGAGGACCATCCTGGTCGCGGACGACTCCCTGTTCATGAGGAAGGCCATCAAGGACATCCTCGCCGGCCGGTATGCCGTCGTCGAGGCGGATTCGGGGCGCAAGTGCGTCGAGGAGTTCTCGCGCGTCCGGCCCGACCTGGTCCTGCTCGACGTGGTCATGCCCGAGGGCGACGAGGAGGGCATCAGGGTCCTCGAGCGGATCATGGCGCTGGCCCCCTCGACCGCCGTCGTGATGATCACCGCGCTGGCCCAGCAGAAGGCCGTCGTCGCGGAGTGCACCCGTCTGGGGGCCAAGGGCTTCATCTCGAAGCCTTTCAACGCGGAGCAGGTCCTGCGCGTGGTCGAGGAATGCGTCGGGATGACGCCGCCGTGA
- a CDS encoding threonylcarbamoyl-AMP synthase codes for MNRTRVLRPSAKNLAEAAEVLRAGGLVAFPTETVYGLGARAFDASAARRVYEAKGRPSDNPLIVHVADEAMLAGVVKRVTPLARKLIDAFWPGPLTLILMKSARVPGAVTAGGGTVAVRCPGHPAARALIRALGEPVAAPSANLSGRPSPTTAAHVLRDLRGRVPLILDGGPCRKGLESAIVDARGSRPVVLRHGTLTGESIARAAGVPLRAPGGAAPASPGTAHRHYAPSCRVVLVPPSLVRKGGLPAAAEGAGLVHRAPWPGRRPAFVRRVRGGADAYATALFAALRDAEAAGVRTVYVETVPDRGVGRAVMDRLRRAARR; via the coding sequence ATGAACCGCACCCGCGTCCTGAGGCCGAGCGCGAAGAACCTGGCCGAGGCCGCCGAGGTCCTGCGCGCCGGCGGCCTCGTCGCCTTCCCGACGGAGACGGTGTACGGCCTCGGCGCCCGCGCCTTCGACGCCTCGGCCGCGCGGCGCGTGTACGAGGCCAAGGGCCGCCCCTCGGACAACCCGCTGATCGTGCACGTCGCCGACGAGGCCATGCTCGCGGGCGTCGTGAAGCGGGTCACGCCGCTGGCGCGCAAGCTGATCGACGCGTTCTGGCCCGGACCCCTCACCCTCATCCTGATGAAGTCGGCCCGCGTCCCCGGCGCGGTGACGGCCGGAGGCGGCACCGTCGCCGTGCGCTGCCCCGGGCATCCCGCGGCGCGCGCCCTGATCCGGGCCCTGGGAGAGCCCGTCGCCGCGCCCTCGGCGAACCTCTCGGGGCGGCCGAGCCCCACCACCGCGGCGCACGTGCTGCGCGATCTGCGGGGGCGCGTGCCGCTGATCCTCGACGGGGGCCCCTGCCGCAAAGGCCTCGAATCCGCGATCGTGGACGCGCGGGGAAGCCGCCCGGTCGTGCTGAGGCATGGGACCTTGACCGGGGAGAGCATCGCGCGCGCGGCCGGGGTCCCGCTGAGGGCTCCGGGCGGCGCCGCGCCCGCTTCGCCCGGGACCGCGCACCGCCATTACGCCCCGTCCTGCCGCGTGGTCCTGGTGCCGCCCTCGCTCGTGCGCAAGGGCGGCCTTCCCGCGGCGGCCGAGGGCGCCGGTCTCGTGCACCGGGCCCCTTGGCCGGGCCGCCGGCCGGCGTTCGTCCGGCGCGTGCGCGGCGGAGCGGACGCCTACGCGACCGCGCTGTTCGCGGCCCTTCGCGACGCGGAGGCCGCGGGCGTCAGGACCGTTTACGTCGAGACGGTGCCGGACCGCGGCGTCGGACGCGCCGTGATGGACCGCCTCCGGCGCGCCGCGCGGCGCTGA
- a CDS encoding chemotaxis protein CheW: MNMHAESPAFVDGKLVQLIVFQLGEEDFAIPIASVREIIRSAPITPVPGADESFKGIINVRGEIAAAVDLRVWFGLPSRDDAEPRRIVITTQGKNLFGLVVDEVAEVLRVSTDEIKPPPEIAMKVERSCVTGVILREGRLIVLLDLAKLLESEPAATGGGERP, from the coding sequence GTGAACATGCACGCCGAGAGCCCCGCGTTCGTGGACGGGAAGCTCGTCCAGCTGATCGTCTTCCAGCTGGGCGAGGAGGACTTCGCGATACCGATCGCGAGCGTGCGCGAGATCATCCGCAGCGCGCCGATCACGCCGGTGCCCGGAGCCGACGAGAGCTTCAAGGGGATCATCAACGTGCGCGGCGAGATCGCCGCCGCGGTCGACCTCAGGGTGTGGTTCGGCCTGCCGTCGAGGGACGACGCGGAGCCGAGGCGCATCGTGATCACGACGCAGGGCAAGAACCTGTTCGGCCTCGTGGTCGACGAGGTCGCGGAAGTCCTGCGGGTCTCCACGGACGAGATCAAGCCTCCTCCCGAGATCGCCATGAAGGTCGAACGGAGCTGCGTCACGGGAGTCATCCTGCGCGAGGGACGCCTGATCGTCCTGCTCGATCTCGCGAAGCTGCTCGAGAGCGAGCCGGCGGCCACGGGGGGAGGCGAACGCCCATGA